Proteins from a genomic interval of bacterium:
- a CDS encoding DUF1214 domain-containing protein, with protein sequence MTPLETASRKKLHELLDLIREVDERRYGPEWGIESQGDVADGHRNLMHVLEGGLFSHFDADPERPVFRRIVSPTRKFRGDNGDAIYFDAAIRPDREYVVKGNMAGAVYVSITIEEGPGEGAYATGTAAGLHDGEFDVDANGNFEIVLSAKKHDRNWLELTPTASRITTRHYFEEERCVAADPSRHVPLSIEPVVDPGPPPAWTPEGQDERVAASIQRVINFVRGDTLDQPPRKPQEQPSWVSTTPNVFNAPEKPGDLAFSAMDIAYTMAPYVIGPDQALVITGRFPECRFANVCLWNRYIQSYDFNNRRISLNRKQTALEPDGSFRMVIAHEDPGTPNWLDTEGRPFGMVYWRFLLPEGEVETPQAQVVDFASL encoded by the coding sequence ATGACGCCCCTCGAGACCGCGAGCCGAAAGAAGCTGCACGAGCTTCTCGACCTGATCCGTGAGGTCGACGAGCGACGCTACGGACCCGAGTGGGGGATCGAGAGCCAGGGCGACGTCGCCGATGGCCACCGGAATCTGATGCACGTGCTCGAGGGCGGGCTCTTCTCGCACTTCGACGCGGATCCGGAGCGTCCCGTCTTCCGCCGGATCGTGTCGCCGACCCGCAAGTTCCGGGGCGACAACGGGGACGCGATCTACTTCGACGCGGCCATCCGCCCCGATCGCGAATACGTCGTGAAGGGCAACATGGCGGGGGCGGTCTACGTCTCGATCACGATCGAGGAAGGGCCCGGCGAGGGCGCCTACGCGACCGGGACGGCGGCGGGCCTGCACGACGGCGAGTTCGACGTCGACGCCAACGGGAACTTCGAGATCGTGCTCTCCGCGAAGAAGCACGACCGGAACTGGCTGGAGCTCACGCCGACCGCGAGCCGGATCACCACGCGGCACTATTTCGAGGAGGAACGCTGCGTCGCTGCGGACCCATCGAGACACGTCCCGCTCTCGATCGAACCCGTCGTCGACCCTGGACCGCCGCCCGCCTGGACGCCGGAAGGCCAGGACGAGCGCGTCGCCGCGAGCATTCAGCGCGTCATCAACTTCGTTCGCGGAGACACGCTCGACCAGCCGCCGCGGAAGCCGCAAGAGCAGCCGAGCTGGGTCTCGACCACGCCAAACGTCTTCAACGCGCCCGAGAAGCCGGGCGACCTGGCGTTCTCGGCGATGGACATCGCGTACACGATGGCGCCCTACGTGATCGGTCCGGATCAGGCCCTGGTGATCACGGGGCGCTTTCCCGAATGCCGCTTCGCGAACGTCTGCCTCTGGAACCGGTACATCCAGAGCTACGACTTCAACAACCGCCGGATCTCCCTCAACCGGAAGCAGACGGCCCTCGAGCCCGACGGTTCCTTCCGGATGGTGATCGCGCACGAGGACCCGGGGACGCCCAACTGGCTCGACACGGAAGGTCGGCCCTTCGGGATGGTCTATTGGCGCTTCCTGCTGCCCGAGGGCGAGGTCGAGACGCCCCAGGCGCAAGTGGTGGACTTCGCCTCGCTCTGA
- a CDS encoding right-handed parallel beta-helix repeat-containing protein — protein MLLRRAPSILAIALLLIAAASVSVAAVHRVRAGESIQAALDAADSGDTILVDPGTYQEDPTSLYGLHVTKSNIRLIGRVNKGIGEAGKVRLLATGDQETGIYAAPPGCEYTDDACPDQIEDFHVRGFTVEGFPRNGIQTRWVDGFRFIHNESVNNLNNGIYPTLSANGLVRANVSYGSLDTAMWVAGSENVRVVKNEVFGSPIGLEITVSNNVVVSRNDIHDNTVGVGLFHPNAAGNPPLPVMENWVIRNNRIYDNNLPNPAPVGSFQAGLPLGGGVLLLGVSDHVIKNNWIVDNDFYGVGVLGWCTALSFDPTRNCEARPPIANPSANDNKVARNVIKNNGQAPPAEHPLAPLASDVIYLQTPPFEPGTGNCFRNNRPSDLTFFSSEPDGLLPTDGC, from the coding sequence ATGCTCCTGCGCCGCGCCCCGTCGATCCTCGCGATCGCCCTCCTTCTGATCGCTGCCGCGTCCGTTTCGGTCGCCGCGGTCCACCGCGTCCGCGCGGGCGAGTCGATCCAGGCCGCCCTCGACGCGGCCGATTCGGGCGACACGATCCTCGTCGATCCGGGGACCTATCAGGAGGACCCGACCAGCCTCTACGGCCTCCACGTGACCAAGAGCAACATCCGCCTGATCGGCCGCGTGAACAAGGGCATCGGCGAGGCCGGCAAGGTCCGGCTGCTCGCGACCGGCGACCAGGAAACCGGGATCTACGCGGCGCCTCCCGGCTGCGAGTACACCGACGACGCGTGCCCCGATCAGATCGAGGACTTCCACGTCCGCGGCTTCACCGTCGAGGGCTTCCCGCGCAACGGCATCCAGACGCGTTGGGTCGACGGCTTCCGGTTCATCCACAACGAATCGGTGAACAACCTCAACAACGGCATCTACCCGACGCTCTCCGCCAACGGGCTCGTTCGCGCGAACGTGTCCTACGGCTCGCTCGACACCGCCATGTGGGTCGCCGGCTCGGAGAACGTCCGGGTCGTCAAGAACGAGGTCTTCGGCAGCCCGATCGGTCTGGAGATCACCGTTTCGAACAACGTCGTCGTGTCCCGGAACGACATCCACGACAACACCGTGGGCGTCGGCCTCTTCCACCCGAACGCCGCGGGCAATCCGCCGCTGCCGGTGATGGAGAACTGGGTGATCCGCAACAACCGGATCTACGACAACAACCTGCCGAACCCCGCGCCCGTCGGTTCTTTCCAGGCGGGGCTGCCCCTCGGCGGCGGTGTGCTGCTGCTGGGCGTGAGCGATCACGTCATCAAGAACAACTGGATCGTCGACAACGACTTCTACGGCGTCGGTGTGCTCGGTTGGTGTACGGCCCTTAGCTTCGACCCGACCCGGAACTGCGAGGCTCGGCCGCCGATCGCGAACCCGTCCGCGAACGACAACAAGGTCGCCAGGAACGTGATCAAGAACAACGGTCAGGCGCCGCCCGCGGAGCATCCCCTCGCACCCTTGGCGAGCGACGTGATCTACCTGCAGACGCCGCCCTTCGAGCCGGGAACGGGCAATTGCTTCCGGAACAATCGGCCCTCGGACCTGACCTTCTTCTCGAGCGAGCCGGACGGTCTGCTGCCTACGGACGGTTGCTAG
- a CDS encoding SDR family oxidoreductase, with product MGQLDGKIAVITGGGSGIGRAIAEAFAAEDATCILAARGVERLEAAAKEIPNAVAIPTDVLEDAQVDALFDRVASEFGPVDILVNNAGMAKPCPTHELPPDDFRQVIGVNVTGCFLCARKALQQMIPRKSGRILNIGSISGQMSRPHSVAYTTSKFALDGMTRSLALDAREHGIAVSALHPGNVPTNIWGDFVDQVRDTEGMVPLEDIGRAALSMVTMAPETNVLSSIILPLTQPYLGRG from the coding sequence ATGGGACAGCTGGACGGAAAGATCGCCGTGATCACCGGCGGTGGCAGCGGCATCGGCCGCGCGATCGCCGAAGCCTTCGCCGCCGAGGACGCGACCTGCATCCTCGCCGCCCGGGGCGTCGAGCGCCTCGAAGCCGCCGCGAAGGAGATCCCGAACGCCGTCGCGATCCCGACGGACGTGCTCGAGGACGCGCAGGTCGACGCGCTCTTCGATCGCGTCGCGAGCGAGTTCGGCCCGGTCGACATCCTGGTGAACAACGCCGGCATGGCCAAGCCCTGCCCGACCCACGAGCTCCCCCCGGACGATTTCCGGCAGGTCATCGGCGTGAACGTCACCGGCTGCTTCCTTTGTGCCCGGAAGGCGCTCCAGCAGATGATTCCGCGCAAGTCCGGTCGGATCCTCAACATCGGCAGCATCTCGGGCCAGATGTCGCGTCCCCACTCGGTCGCCTACACGACGAGCAAGTTCGCCCTCGACGGCATGACCCGCTCCCTCGCGCTCGACGCCCGGGAGCACGGCATCGCGGTGAGCGCCCTCCACCCGGGCAACGTCCCGACCAACATCTGGGGCGACTTCGTCGATCAGGTCCGGGACACCGAGGGCATGGTCCCGCTCGAGGACATCGGTCGCGCGGCGCTGTCGATGGTCACGATGGCGCCCGAGACGAACGTGCTCTCGTCGATCATCCTGCCGCTGACGCAGCCCTATCTCGGTCGAGGCTGA
- a CDS encoding Rid family hydrolase, with protein MPSEASAETIASRGCRVVVRRVEGAIAREFFLLAEPTEVGADAGVQAGGVYRAIDAFLANEGASWADVLRETVFFASHTRDLDDVRAARQRVVGAAGLPPLEIEQPPLEVGARLLTAIHFRVPQPGAKGASAEVVRIADVGPPDDGPAAVAVRRATEDGCRLDCAAVFGAGGDALVQTRSAFAQAAALLECAGLDFGDVVRTWIHLRDIDRDYDALNEGRRAFFAERGITSPPASTGIGGGPSAPAHDLCLGFEAIRRDGGRATSVMHAATLNEAPEYGADFVRGLRVVGENGTFLHVSGTASVDEAGRTAHPGDFDAQADRMLLNVRTLLDGQGAGFGHIVSAITYVKRRADADRLGEALARAGFSGFPHALVEAPVCRPDLLCETEAIAYLPNDAA; from the coding sequence GTGCCCTCCGAAGCCTCCGCCGAGACCATCGCCTCCCGAGGGTGTCGCGTCGTCGTGCGGCGCGTCGAAGGCGCGATCGCGCGTGAGTTCTTCCTCTTGGCGGAGCCCACGGAAGTCGGTGCGGACGCCGGCGTTCAGGCCGGAGGCGTCTATCGGGCGATCGACGCGTTCCTCGCGAACGAGGGGGCTTCCTGGGCGGATGTGCTTCGCGAGACCGTCTTTTTCGCCTCCCACACCCGCGACCTCGACGACGTTCGCGCGGCGCGCCAGCGCGTCGTCGGCGCCGCCGGGCTGCCGCCGCTCGAGATCGAGCAGCCACCGCTCGAAGTGGGCGCGCGGCTCCTCACGGCGATCCATTTCCGTGTTCCGCAGCCGGGTGCGAAGGGCGCCTCGGCGGAGGTCGTTCGGATCGCCGATGTGGGCCCGCCGGACGACGGCCCCGCGGCCGTCGCGGTCCGGCGGGCGACGGAAGATGGGTGCCGTCTCGATTGCGCGGCGGTTTTCGGTGCCGGTGGGGACGCGCTCGTGCAGACGCGGAGTGCCTTCGCGCAGGCGGCGGCGCTCCTCGAATGCGCGGGGCTCGACTTCGGCGACGTCGTACGGACGTGGATCCATCTGCGCGACATCGATCGCGACTACGATGCGCTGAACGAGGGACGGCGCGCCTTCTTCGCGGAGCGGGGCATCACGTCGCCGCCCGCGAGCACGGGGATCGGTGGCGGTCCTTCCGCACCGGCGCACGATCTCTGCCTCGGCTTCGAAGCCATTCGTCGCGATGGCGGTCGCGCGACCTCGGTGATGCATGCGGCGACGCTGAACGAGGCGCCCGAATACGGTGCGGACTTCGTTCGTGGGCTCCGCGTCGTCGGGGAGAATGGCACGTTCCTCCACGTCTCCGGCACGGCGAGCGTCGACGAGGCCGGAAGGACGGCGCATCCGGGCGACTTCGATGCCCAGGCCGATCGGATGCTCCTGAACGTCCGAACGCTCCTCGACGGACAGGGCGCGGGCTTCGGGCACATCGTCTCCGCGATCACCTACGTGAAGCGCCGCGCGGACGCGGATCGCCTCGGCGAGGCCCTCGCGCGGGCGGGCTTCTCCGGCTTCCCGCATGCGCTCGTCGAAGCGCCGGTCTGCCGACCGGATCTCCTCTGTGAGACCGAGGCGATCGCGTACCTTCCGAACGACGCGGCCTGA